Proteins from a genomic interval of Diaphorobacter sp. HDW4A:
- a CDS encoding lipopolysaccharide assembly LapA domain-containing protein — MKYFLWLLKAAIFFTLFAFALNNQQDSIVHFFFGTQWRAPLVLIVLAAFALGVVVGVLGMVPRWWKHRTAAQKSAQPEATAVAAVQAPSPVNDAALQQPPIHGI, encoded by the coding sequence ATGAAATATTTCCTGTGGTTGCTCAAGGCAGCCATATTCTTCACGTTGTTCGCGTTTGCGCTGAACAACCAGCAGGACTCGATCGTCCACTTTTTCTTTGGCACGCAATGGCGCGCGCCGCTGGTGCTGATCGTGCTGGCGGCGTTCGCGCTGGGCGTGGTCGTCGGCGTGCTTGGTATGGTCCCGCGCTGGTGGAAGCACCGCACCGCAGCGCAAAAGAGCGCACAGCCCGAGGCCACTGCTGTGGCTGCGGTGCAAGCCCCAAGCCCCGTCAACGACGCCGCCTTGCAGCAGCCCCCCATCCATGGAATTTGA